TTTACGGTTGTGCTATTGTTGTGTTCATTTGGGGAAATACCGTGGGACAAGTTTGTAGGGCTCGTAATCAGCGGATTTATATTTAAGATAATTATAGCATTTTTGGACACCCCTTTCCTTTATTTGTTCGTATATATACTTAGAAAACGATTTAAATTGGCTTTGGGCCAAGAAATAGACTTGGACGCATAATATAATCGTCAATTTATGGTTGTTAAGAAAAATCGAATTAACCTATGAAGAAGAGAATTTTACGAATAGTTGGTATTGTTGTTTTATTAATTATAGGGGTGCTAGTCGCTGCTCCTTTTATCTTGGAGGCCAAGATTGGGGAGTTGATTAAAAACAATGTAAACAATACGGTAAACGCTACCCTGGATTTCAATGATGCTGATTTGAGTCTTATCAAAAGCTTTCCCAACGCGGAAGTTCAATTGTCCGGGGTTACGCTAGTTAATAAAGCTCCTTTTGAAGGGGATACCTTATTTGCTGCCGATAATCTGGAATTAGTAATGGGTATTGGGGAACTGTTCAAAGGACAGGGTGAAGCGATTGGAATACGAAGGCTCCTATTGGACGGAGCCAATTTGAACATTAAGATCAATGAAGCCGAAGAGGCTAATTATGACATTACCGAGGAATCAGAAAGTCAAATATCAACAAATGATGCGACGGATGGTTTCGTGTTTAATCTAGAGTCCTATGAAATATTAAATTCTACGGTTCATTATAATGACATGTCTTCTGGTATAGCGCTCAAGGTCGAGGAAATACAGCACAACGGAACCGGAGATTTGTCTTTGACTACCTCGGAATTGGAAACATATACAGAAGCGTTGGTGAGTTTTGAGATGGATAGTACCAATTACCTGAACAGGAATAAAGTGAAGTTGAATGCCTTGATTGGTATCGACTTACAAGAAGACAAATATTCCTTTCTCAAGAATGAGGCAATCGTAAACCAGCTTCCGTTGGTCTTTGATGGTTTCGTAAAACTGAATGAAGATAATCAGGAAGTAAATATTAGCTTTAAAACGCCATCATCTGATTTCAGAAATTTCCTAGCGGTCATTCCGGAGACGTATTCCAAAAATATCTCCGACGTAAAGACAACAGGGGATTTTGTAGTAGAAGGTAATTTTAATGGTATTGTGGATGAGGAGCACATACCAAAATTTAATATCTTCATTAACTCGGAAAATGCATCCTTCAAATATCCTGATTTGCCAAAATCGGTCCGAAATATCTTTATTGATGTAGTCGTAAACAATGAAACCGGACTTACGGAGGACACCTACGTAAATATCAATAGGGCTTCCTTTATGATTGATGAGGATAAATTTAATCTCAACGCAAAAATAACGGAGCTGATGGGCAATACCAAGGTCAACGCCCATGTGGATGGTAAAATGAACTTGGCCAATATTTCCAAGGCTTATCCTGTGCCTTCAGATTTAAATTTAAAAGGACAATTGAATGCTGATGTAACTACCGCTTTTGATATGGCTTCCATAGAGAGAAAGCAGTATGAAAAGACCAATACAACTGGAAAAATGAGTGTTAGGGATTTTGAATACAATTCACCTGAGATACCCAATCCTGTAAAGCTATCGGCAGTTGCCTTAACCTTCAATCCAAAAACGGTCACGTTGAATGAATTGAACGGCGTTACCGGTAAGACTGATTTTAACGCTACCGGCAGCATTAATAATTTACTGGGTTTTATGTTCAACAACGAAAATGTGGAAGGAAACTTTGATTTGAAGTCCAATGTCTTTGCTTTAAACGACTTTATGGTAGCGGAGGAAGCAAAAACGGACGAAGAAAAAACACAAAATGATACGCCAGTAAAATCCGAGGAGAAAATTAAGATACCGTCTTTCTTGGATGCCAATATCAACGCTTCGGCAAATACAGTTATTTATGATAACATAACCCTGAAGGACGTTAAAGGTAATCTCAGGATTAGGGACGAGAAGGCTATTTTGAGTAATATGACCTCATCTCTTTTTGATGGTAAGGTCGGATTTAATGGAGAGGTTTCCACAAAGAGTGAAACACCCACGTTTGCCATGCGTTTGGCCATGGAGCAACTTCAAATAGGGGAGACCTTCCAAGCTTTGGAGCTCTTCAAGGTATTGGCGCCAATAGCGAGGATACTCAAGGGAAAGTTGTCCTCGGACATTGAGCTTTCGGGAAATCTAACGGATGATTTTACGCCGGACCTGTTGAGTTTGAGCGGTAATATTTTAGCGGATATTCTTACCAGGGAAATAGATACAGATCAGGCTCCAATTCTGTCCGCTTTGGATAGTAAACTTGGTTTTTTGGACCTCAAGGAACTCAGTTTAAAAGAATTAAAAACAAAACTATCTTTTAAGGATGGTCTGGTTACCGTTAAACCTTTTACCATCAACTATAAGGATGTTGCTATTAACGTAGATGGAAGCCACACCTTTGATAGTAATATGAATTATAAGGCCACCTTAGAGGTTCCCGCAAAGTATTTAGGAAAGGATGTGAATGCTTTAATCGCTAGAATTGATGATACCGCGCTTGATAGTCTAACCATACCGGTTATCGCGAATATTGGCGGTAAGTATACCAGTCCGCAAGTAACGACGGACTTCACATCAGGTGTGAAAAATTTGACCAATCAGTTAGTGGAAATTGAAAAACAAAAACTGGTCAATAAAGGAAAGGATAAAGCAAAGGATTTGATTGGTGGCATATTTTCAGATAATCAGCAAAAACGTGATTCTTCAAAAAGCGAAAACTCTGTAAAAGAGAATGCGAAGGACGTTATCGGGGGAATTTTGGGAGGCACCAAAACCAAGGATTCTACTCAGACCAAGACGGATTCCGTGCCTGTAAAAAAGGAGGAAGATGTGGTCAAAGAAAAAGCAAGGGATATTTTAGGTGGTCTTTTAGGTAAAAAGAAAAAAACGGATACAACGGTTAAAAAGGATTCTACGAATTAACGGTGAGTCCTATATAATAGCCTTCGCTGCCTCTAACGTTGAACACCGTATCATCTTCAAACATGAGATACTGTCCTTTAATTCCTTTTAACTTGCCCACATAATCAGGGGTTTTATCAAGACTTAAGCTTTTTACCTTTTTCGGATAGCGCAAAACCGGAAAATCAAGATTTGTTTCTGTATTACTATCTAAGAAGTACTCCTTGGCCTCATCCGGAATATAGGATTTCAACTTATTTCGCCAAGCCACTAAATCCTCATCTTCTACAGAATTGGTCAACATTTTACGCCAATTGGTCTTATCGCTTACGTGGTCTTTAAGGGCTACCTCGGTTATCCCGGCAAGGTACCTGTTGGGAACTTCCACAATCTCAATAGCTTCATGGGCTCCCTGATCAATCCATCTGGTGGGGACTTGGGACTTTCTGGTAACGCCTACTTTTATGGAACTGGAGTTGGCCAAGTACACGATATGAGGTTGTAATTGTACTTTTTTCTCATAGTCCAAATCCCTGTCTTCTTCGTCCAAATGGGCCGTGCTCAATTCCGGTCTCATAATCCAATCACCTGCGGATGGAATTTCAAAAAAGCAATTTTTGCAAAAGCCTTGTCTGTATATAGGTCGGTCATTTTTACAGTTTAGGCATTGGAATTTTATAAATTCAATTTTCAAGTCCTTGTCCAGGACCTGATTTATATTCAAGAAATCGGATTCAAAGACCATGTAGTATTGGATGGGTGTGCCAATTTCGGTTTGCATTTTTCTTAAAACGCCTTCATATTGCATAGGGAAATCTAATTAGCTGTTCAATTTGAAATTGATGTGGATATAAACTATTTTTAGCCGTATAAAGATACCCAAAAATGCCGATTCCGCTTTTTAATTCAATAGCTTCCTGGTTGCTAAAAAAGCGCTATCATCAAATTGAACTTTTTTTAAAATATCCAGAAGAGGTCCAAGAAGAATTGTTACTACAACTTTTGGAAATAGCTGAGGATACAGAAATTGGAAGACAGTATGATTTTGAGTCCATCAATAACTATGAGACTTTTAGGGAAAGGGTGCCCATTGTTTCTTATGAGGACATTGAAGCTATTATAGAGCGTAACAGAAGAGGCGAACAGAACCTTTTTTGGCCCACCAATATTAAACACTTCGCAAAAAGTAGTGGTACTACCAATTCCAAAAGTAAATTCATTCCTGTAAGTTTTGAAGCTTTGGAAGATTGTCATTACAAATCCGGCAAGGACTTGCTTTGCCTGTACTTGAATAATAATGAGAATTCACAGTTGTTTACGGGAAAAAGCCTCAGGCTTGGAGGTAGTAAGAAATTGTACGAGGATAACGGCTCCTTTTTTGGGGATCTCTCTGCCATACTTATAGATAATATGCCACTTTGGGCTGAGTTTAGTAGTACTCCCAGCAACAAGGTTTCTTTGATGAGCGAATGGGAGAGCAAGCTAAAGGCGATAATTAACGAAAGTGTTCACGAGAACGTAACAAGTTTAGCAGGCGTACCATCGTGGATGCTGGTTTTGCTAAATAATGTTTTGGGGGAAACCGGAAAGGAAAACCTATTTGAGGTATGGGAAAATTTAGAGGTCTACTTTCATGGTGGGGTCAATTTTAGTCCTTACATAGAGCAATACAAGAATATTCTGCCAAGAAAGAGCTTTAAATATTATGAAATATATAATGCCTCCGAGGGGTTTTTTGCGATTCAGGATAGAAACGGAGCGGACGATTTGCTGTTGATGTTGGATTACGGCATATTTTATGAATTTATTCCTATGGACAAGTATGGTACAAACATACAACAAGCTATTCCCTTGTCTGAAGTTGAGGTAGGGAAGAACTATGCCATAATAATTACGACAAACTCTGGTCTCTGGCGTTATAAAATTGGGGACACCGTTAGGTTTACATCTAAAAAACCCTATCGTATTAAGGTCACGGGACGTACAAAACATCATATTAATGTTTTTGGAGAGGAGCTGATAATTGAAAATGCAGAGGAGGCTCTAAAGGCGGTTTGTAGAAAAGCTGGCGCCGAAATTAAGGACTATACGGCAGGACCCATATTTATGAAGGGGAAAGAAAAAGGTGCCCATGAGTGGATTATCGAATTTAGAAAACCACCGAAGGACATTCAATATTTTACAGAGTTCTTGGATAATGCACTCAAGGCATTGAATTCGGATTATGAGGCCAAACGTTATAATAATATTACGTTGAAAATGCCTAAGGTACACACGGCAAGGGAGAATCTTTTTTACGACTGGTTAAAGGCGAATGACAAATTGGGAGGACAACATAAAATTCCAAGACTATCAAATAAACGTG
This sequence is a window from Maribacter aestuarii. Protein-coding genes within it:
- a CDS encoding AsmA-like C-terminal region-containing protein, with protein sequence MKKRILRIVGIVVLLIIGVLVAAPFILEAKIGELIKNNVNNTVNATLDFNDADLSLIKSFPNAEVQLSGVTLVNKAPFEGDTLFAADNLELVMGIGELFKGQGEAIGIRRLLLDGANLNIKINEAEEANYDITEESESQISTNDATDGFVFNLESYEILNSTVHYNDMSSGIALKVEEIQHNGTGDLSLTTSELETYTEALVSFEMDSTNYLNRNKVKLNALIGIDLQEDKYSFLKNEAIVNQLPLVFDGFVKLNEDNQEVNISFKTPSSDFRNFLAVIPETYSKNISDVKTTGDFVVEGNFNGIVDEEHIPKFNIFINSENASFKYPDLPKSVRNIFIDVVVNNETGLTEDTYVNINRASFMIDEDKFNLNAKITELMGNTKVNAHVDGKMNLANISKAYPVPSDLNLKGQLNADVTTAFDMASIERKQYEKTNTTGKMSVRDFEYNSPEIPNPVKLSAVALTFNPKTVTLNELNGVTGKTDFNATGSINNLLGFMFNNENVEGNFDLKSNVFALNDFMVAEEAKTDEEKTQNDTPVKSEEKIKIPSFLDANINASANTVIYDNITLKDVKGNLRIRDEKAILSNMTSSLFDGKVGFNGEVSTKSETPTFAMRLAMEQLQIGETFQALELFKVLAPIARILKGKLSSDIELSGNLTDDFTPDLLSLSGNILADILTREIDTDQAPILSALDSKLGFLDLKELSLKELKTKLSFKDGLVTVKPFTINYKDVAINVDGSHTFDSNMNYKATLEVPAKYLGKDVNALIARIDDTALDSLTIPVIANIGGKYTSPQVTTDFTSGVKNLTNQLVEIEKQKLVNKGKDKAKDLIGGIFSDNQQKRDSSKSENSVKENAKDVIGGILGGTKTKDSTQTKTDSVPVKKEEDVVKEKARDILGGLLGKKKKTDTTVKKDSTN
- a CDS encoding DUF2797 domain-containing protein, translating into MQYEGVLRKMQTEIGTPIQYYMVFESDFLNINQVLDKDLKIEFIKFQCLNCKNDRPIYRQGFCKNCFFEIPSAGDWIMRPELSTAHLDEEDRDLDYEKKVQLQPHIVYLANSSSIKVGVTRKSQVPTRWIDQGAHEAIEIVEVPNRYLAGITEVALKDHVSDKTNWRKMLTNSVEDEDLVAWRNKLKSYIPDEAKEYFLDSNTETNLDFPVLRYPKKVKSLSLDKTPDYVGKLKGIKGQYLMFEDDTVFNVRGSEGYYIGLTVNS
- a CDS encoding GH3 auxin-responsive promoter family protein; translated protein: MPIPLFNSIASWLLKKRYHQIELFLKYPEEVQEELLLQLLEIAEDTEIGRQYDFESINNYETFRERVPIVSYEDIEAIIERNRRGEQNLFWPTNIKHFAKSSGTTNSKSKFIPVSFEALEDCHYKSGKDLLCLYLNNNENSQLFTGKSLRLGGSKKLYEDNGSFFGDLSAILIDNMPLWAEFSSTPSNKVSLMSEWESKLKAIINESVHENVTSLAGVPSWMLVLLNNVLGETGKENLFEVWENLEVYFHGGVNFSPYIEQYKNILPRKSFKYYEIYNASEGFFAIQDRNGADDLLLMLDYGIFYEFIPMDKYGTNIQQAIPLSEVEVGKNYAIIITTNSGLWRYKIGDTVRFTSKKPYRIKVTGRTKHHINVFGEELIIENAEEALKAVCRKAGAEIKDYTAGPIFMKGKEKGAHEWIIEFRKPPKDIQYFTEFLDNALKALNSDYEAKRYNNITLKMPKVHTARENLFYDWLKANDKLGGQHKIPRLSNKREYIEELLKMNT